From the genome of Spinacia oleracea cultivar Varoflay chromosome 2, BTI_SOV_V1, whole genome shotgun sequence, one region includes:
- the LOC110775296 gene encoding 60S ribosomal protein L32-1 — protein MAVPKLEKKIVKKRVKQFKRPQHDRRMCVKTNWRRPKGIDSRVRRKFKGVTLMPNIGYGSDKKTRHYLPNGFKKFVVNNVSELELLMMHNRTYCAEIAHNISTKKRKDIVERAAQLDIVVINKLARLRSQEDE, from the exons ATGGCGGTTCCTAAGCTTGAAAAGAAGATTGTCAAGAAGAGAGTAAAGCAGTTCAAACGGCCACAGCATGACAGAAGGATGTGCGTCAAG ACTAACTGGCGTAGGCCCAAGGGTATTGATTCAAGGGTGAGAAGAAAGTTCAAGGGAGTCACTCTAATGCCCAACATTGGTTACGGCTCAGACAAGAAGACTCGTCACTATCTTCCCAACGGTTTCAAGAAGTTTGTTGTTAACAATGTTAGTGAGTTGGAACTCCTAATGATGCATAACAG GACATATTGTGCTGAGATTGCTCACAATATTTCAaccaaaaagagaaaggatatCGTTGAGCGTGCTGCACAACTAGACATAGTTGTCATTAACAAGCTTGCTCGGCTTCGTAGCCAGGAGGATGAGTGA